One Aptenodytes patagonicus chromosome 7, bAptPat1.pri.cur, whole genome shotgun sequence genomic window, TGGCTGGCAAGTCCTACttaataaatacaaatacttttgAGTCTGAGGCAGTTCTGGCAAAACCCAGAGTCCTTTTATACCTCCACAAATGAGCCAGAGCTCTGGTATGTTGTACTGGAAAGAGTGCAAAGTGACCGACGCTGCTTCCCTCCTTCCAGGAAGCTAAAGGGAGATCATGGAAAGCTACAGCTGAACAGCTTCTGCATGTTAATGGGCATGGTCAGGGTTTTACAGTTGGGATTTTCAAAATAGAAGGAACCCAAACCTCAGCGAAGCCGAGGCTGATTTCAGTGCCTGTTTTCCAAAACCCTGTTTGCAAATCCTAGCTGCAAACCTTAGGTGGTCTGAAGTTGGCATTTTGGCTCTCAGAAGTGTATCTTGCTTAGCCAGGCAAATTGACCCACTGTCCAATTGCACGCGCATCACATATCAACAGGCTCACGTGGCAGCAGCCTCCTGCTTCATGCATATTCAGCGTGTGTTGCTCAGAATCATGCCATTGTAGTTGGGTCTGGGCTGTgccgtgcacacacacacacacagatgcacacatgCTGTCTGCAACACACCTAGCACTTGCAGGATCCTTGACCACACTAGGACCTTTTATTCCTTCCCTATGGGGCAATTTTTCACTAAGTATTGACCAAAGCATTTAATTATTATGTCATTAACTCATGCTGTGAGGGATCCCCTCTCCTCTAATTTACCTGGGGAACACTGTACCCTTGTAAGAGCCGGACTCAAAGTCTGTCTCAGCCTGGCCGAGCATGGGGCCAGCACGTGCTGGCAAGTGGTTCTGCAGAGAGATGTGTGCACGAaggtgtgcagctccagctcAGCTCCTGGCCCTGCCATCCTCATACTCACTGCATCCCCATGTGCTGAGGAGGCTGGTCTGAGCCTGGGTGGTCGTCTCTTCAGCATGCGAAGGAAGGGGTGCAGGCATGAACAGGCAGCTATCCTTCATCAAAGACTCAGGCCACCATTTGTATTTTGTGACCTGTTGAAGGGGCAGTAAACCTATGGGGTCAGCAAGTGTTTGAGGGAGTTGTTTATGGTCTTCATCAGTTTTTTTTATGAATATAGGATGAGATGAAACTCAAAGCAGACGTATAAATGTGGTGGGCAAcctcatctttcattttcattcctgttcagaataaaaaaaggGTGTGGAGGGGATTGATGCACCCAGTCCTGGGTTCACCTGATGGCAAAGGAGCAGATTTCTCATGGCTTTGCCCCTTGGTATCTATTTGCAATGCCAGACACCGATGTGACAGGTACTTTTGCTCTGGCGTAAACAGTTACAGGAGAAAAAGGCACCCTGAGGAAGCCAGGCAAAGGATCCCAGCTAGGGGATTCTGCATCCAGTATGCTTCTGACTGCTTTTAAGAGAGATTTGTTTATGTAAGGAAATGTAGgacaaaaataatataaaaagcctttaaaatgacTGAAGCTGCAACTGAAAGAGCAAACATGGCTCTGACACATAGCTCAGGTGATTTCAGCAGCATTTAAATTGCAGGGGAACAGATACAGCTCAAATCACTGAGGCCCGTTGGCAAAAAAAGTGCTTTCTCCAGGGGAGCACACGGGCCATGGCTGGACCCCACAAGTCTCCACTGATTTCTAGCTCTGAACtctcctgctcccccttcccaagGAGCTGTGAGGTTCACCTCCCTCCTGCACTCCCTTTTGCAAGGTGGTTCGGCTCACCCCCTTCTCCctaagggagagaaggaggaatgCCTGTGGGAGCAGCCAATCCCGCCCGAACAGCTGGACACGGCAGCAGTGCCGCAGCTCCCCGTCCCTGTGAGGGAGACGAGGAGAAGGCAGATTTGGTTCCTGCCCTTGAAAATCCTAACTGACCTACTGCAGGCTGTGGGTAGGGGGTTGTGTGTGTCCCCAGGCTGGACCTGTGCACTGGGACAGCCATGTAAAAATCATTCAACTCATATCTCCCTCCTCTGTGCTGAGATTTTCCACCTAGCAGTTGGCACATATTTCTTCCATGCACATGGGAATATTTGCCTCAGGTCTAAAAGACACAGGATGCCTCTCTCCCAATCTCATTTGGCTGGTGAAAGAGGCCAGCTGCCTTTTCATCTCCTCTCTCGCGCCTGCACATATCCCCAGAACTGTGTCATTTGGCCTCTGTCCATCTTGCTCTGAGTTGTGGCAAGACTTCCCTTACCTGATACAGCTTAGTAAATATCCCAATCATTTCATGGCAGAAAGGGGCAGGTTTCAGGATATACACACACCTGGTCAAGTCTGTCTTGAGTCATTCAGTATCTTCCTTGTTGAGGGAAATGAGAAAATGCAGTTTGGCATCTCTCGGCGTGAGAATACAGCCCACTTCCAGTCTGCAGGAATATGAGGCAGAAGATCctagaaagaaagagagagggcttAGTTGCTCATTTTGGGCATTATCATCAATTGGCATTAACTCAGGGAACTCTACTGAAGTGGGCTTTTGTATTTTTTGGCTCAGCTGTCATTTGTTTGCCTGTCTACTGCCTGCGTCCCAGGTAGTGTTTTCCCCTGGTGTGTGGCCTTTTTCTTTCATCAGCAGATGATGTTCCACATACAGCATCCTCAGCTAGCTCACCTGTGCTCATTTAATTTAACGTGAAGATATTGTGTGATAGAAAATTTAAGTATCTCAAAAAGTGTGATTTGCAGAAATTTCCGATACTGTCCTTTGACAGAGGAATTTTTAAGCATAAAAATGAGCAGGCTGTGAATAATACCTCCTGTCCAAATGCTTGCTGGTGAAAGCGCACCagttgctgtgctgtgctgcaggatTTTGCAGCACTTGACTGGAAAAGAGTATGAAAAATGGTAAAAACTGCACACTTGTGTTCAGGATGCCATTTTGTAAGGATGGTTTGCGAGTCGCATACTCCAGCACCTCAAAACTGTGAGCAATCGGTGgagctccagctgcctgcatcAATACAGCTGGGTCTGCTGCTAAACTCCCTGACATAGGCGCATGCTCTGACTATGTTGTAACTGCATTTTGGAGCATCCCCTAGTCCATGCCCCTGGGTTTCTGCAGGAAGGAGAACTGGGCGTATATCTGGAAAGACTCTGGCCTGGTCCCTGCTTTGTAGAGTCAGCATCCAGGACCCCAGCATGTACCAACAAGATCCCCATCCCTTGGCTTCCAAGCAGTCCATAGATCTATTCATGCATGCTCATGGTCACAGGTCCAGTGCTGAATGCTGACACTTAAAGATATGAAAGAGTTATTATATTGTGTATATTGATGGAGAATATAGTAGGATGTGAATGTTGCATGAAGAGAAAAGACCTCAGTAATACAATAGCAATTTTTGCATTCAAGCCCATCACTTTGAAAAACAATGCTAATATGTGTAATAGTAATGAGTAATATAGCTCATTGACTCAAGGCAAACATGCCATGGCGACTCACAATTTTTGGAGATTAGATGATAAGAACTACTAGGGtggattaattttgtttctttttgtatttgtgaatttttttttgacagattgCAGCTTTCCTGAATTTACTCTTTGTTCAGAATGATTTGACAAGTGGCATCTATGAAATCTGTTTAGCTGGTGGTGTGTTCAAGCTGTTCATGAGGACTTGTGCAGTGTGTGCAATTAAAGCTGTTCTGTTTAGATTGTCATGAGCATGTTCTTTGGTTGGATGAAGAATCCTCTCAGAAACAGGCTATCGGTGTAAAGAAATTAGACTCACCTTTGTGGACTGGATATTCAGCAATCGTTtcataaaattttgcttttatagtGACTATTCCTGATGGTAAGATTGTTTGCTGGAGGTGTTGGAATAAACTATACAAACTGGGTGAAAAACACTGTCAAAATTAACTCCTTTACAAATGTGAAAATACATTggttgaaaatgtttttctgcacTTGCTGTGTTCTAACTAACAACTCCCATGGATCTAGACAAGGAAAATTATCTAACAAgcagaaagtttctttttaatatttctgagaTGGTTGGATTTGCAGTAGCAAAAGggatttattctgtattttaaggtCCCATCTGAAAAATGGTTTCCTACCCATGTAACTATTAAGCGGTGGTAAAACCAGGagtcttttcctttctcaaaacagGAAATAACAAAATCATATTGTCAAACCTTTGAATGGGAAGGTGGTTTATTGTGGCTAACCCCAAACTTTCTCAATCATTTATCAACAACCCAAACTTGAAAATGCTTTGATCAAGCATTTGGCATTTGGACTTGTGACAAAAAAACAATCCAGAGTTTCCAGGGTAAGTAAATGCAAACTAGGGTGAAAACTTGCCATACAACCGTAGCAACAACACAAACCCCAGCTTGCATTTGCCTTGCTGCTGCAAGAGACCCACCGTGCTGCAGCTGGAGGTATTTATCCCTCTTATCTAACCCAGCCACAGACACGTGAAATACAAGGATTTCAAGTAGGTCATCGGTTGTCATTTCCTCAGTGTGTTGCTGAAGTCACTCCTCTGCTTCTGTTGAGAAGTCCCTGTTGATGCTGATGTGAACAGGAGCATCACTTCTCCCTGTACCCTCCTGCAAGGACTCCAAGCATCGCAGTGGCCATGGTGGCCATCCTCGACGCCCTTCCAGCTCCTGCCTTTAACATGTtggtcttctctccccagctATCGACCTGTTGTACTGGCGTGACATCAAGCAGACAGGGATCGTGTTTGGCAGCCTCCTGTTGCTGCTCTTCTCCCTGACCCAGTTCAGCGTTGTCAGCGTCGTGGCCTACCTGGCCCTCGCCGGCCTCTCGGCCACCATTAGCTTCAGAATCTACAAATCGGTCCTACAGGCCGTGCAGAAGACAGACGAGGGCCACCCCTTCAAGTGAGTGCTTTGCAGTCATGGCCAGGGGCCGTTTATCTTGCAAAGGATCCATTCCCAGTGGCAATTCACGTTTCTTTAGCTGCCGCTTTTGTACTGGATAAAATTCTTTTCTTGCTCATAAcaggggaaataatttttttctgttgtccagCGTCTCCAGAGCTGTAAGGCTGTATTGGCTCAgatcctggggggaaaaaaaaccacaaaagccaTCGTTCTCTGAGAcatgggaatttttttcctgaaattcgAAAGATCCAGAAAATTTTAAGCGAACAGAGAAAAAGAGTTTCATTAGAGCTAATGATAATACAGTATCTCTGCAAGCAGGAAGAGTATTGTTTCTGGGCACACTCTATTGGGCATAGAAGGAAACTATTTATATCTTTTCTCCAGCACTGCTTGGCTGTGATGTGGCAGTCCATCACCCTAGGTGATGGTACCAGTGCCAATGCTGGTGCCCTCCCCACCCTCCACAGGGTCTGGGTGGTTTGCTCCACCAGCGGTTTGCTCCAGAAGGCAGCGatcctttcttctctgctgtgaCAACAAGTTGGTAAACCAGGTCATGGAACCGATCTGGTTTGCAAACACATACgctgaaaaaaagtcttgttGGGGTGCTGCTCCTTCTGTTTCACTTGGATCAGTTCTGAGTTGCGACTCACAGCATGGGCATAGCTCAGAGAGAGGTGCAGAACAggcagagggatggaggagagagaaggggggcATCGCTGCCGAAGGTGATGTGGCCAGACAGCAGCTTTAGTTCCTCCAGAGGCTGCCAGCTGGAGGAGCTGTCCCCTTCTGCGGCAGCAGTGTTGCACAGAAGTTTGTGGGGAGACCCCTTCAGCTAGGATTTGCATGCCCCTTTGGGTGGAGAAAAGAGGGAGATCCCATCAAGACCAGGCTCTGCATGGGGAGAGGGCAAGGGAGGCAAATAGCCCTGGCGCAGCCCACAACTGCCCAGGGAGATGGGTCATGCAAGGCAAAGACAGTGTGTGCTGGTGGCTCTCTGCCTGCAGGAAGGGGAACAGGTTGCTCCAGCGCAAAGAATGAGgtctggggaggagggagtgaCGGGGTAGACAGGCACGAGCATGAACAGCAGGTGAACCTGCCTGGGTTTGTAACTATACCTGTGTTTCTGGCAGAGCCTACTTGGAGATGGAAATGAATCTTTCACAGGACCAGATTCAGAAATACACAGACTGTCTCCAGCTATACGTCAACAGCACAGTCAAAGAGCTGAGGAGACTCTTTCTCGTTCAGGACCTTGTGGATTCTTTAAAAGTAGgattgctttaaatatttttaacccCTCTCTAAAGGATCAATCTACATTTCAAAGTGCTGCTTCCCATGTTGACAGTGTCGTCACAAAACCTAGTTTTGTGTAGCTCCAAATATAAAAGTTGCTCTCCTTTTTGATTTCCAAACTGCTTGCTTCCAGCAGTGTTGAGGCTTGGCAATCTGCATTTGAATTTATTGATCTGTATACAGGACTTATAAAAGTTGCAGGACCAGCTTAGCTCCACTGCAGTTCTAGAAGCAGCTCTGCGTTATGCTTTCTATGACTTTGCCACGAAATGGTGTGTTCCCCTCTAATACCTCTGTTAATCTGGATTTCCTCTAATGGTGGCATTTCCTGCTATGGAGGAAggtcttctctccctccctgctgagATAATTATTTACTCTCAGCCTTACACCCAAGTAGGTGCTCTTCAGAGCAAAGGGAAGATCATTAAGAGAACAGACATGGGTTAGGGTCCTAATTACtaaagatttttagaaaaaagtacCCATCTCCCAGCCTCAAGAGTTTTCAGTCACTGGGATTATCACTGTGGGGCTGTGATTAACCTGTGTGGGATGACCCCTGCCATCATCAAAATTGGATGCAGAAATCTGCCTATGCCATGCTCAATGCAGAGTCCTAAATGTATGCAATTAAGCCCTAAACATACATGAAAGCTCAGCTAAGAGGGTGAGAAGCAGTGAACACCCAGGAAAAGTACCTAGTTCCTAATGTGCCTTACTTAACAATTCCCCTTACACATCGAAAAAGGCTAATGTGCCATTATGTTAGCTAGTTAAGTGAACTGATTTCTTCTTATGCTGACACTGGAGGTGACGTAATGATCCGTCTTTAATTTAGTTTGCAGTACTAATGTGGCTGTTGACTTACGTGGGAGCCCTCTTCAATGGCTTGACTCTTCTGATAATGggtaaaaatcaacatttcttttaaaacctatttttaacTTTCACGCCCTTGTGATTTCTACTTAGACAAAACAGCCTATCCTCGTTGTGCCTTCCCCACAGTTAAACCATCaacttttatttccctttccagtaaatattaattattcCCATTACATTGTCCCTCCTGCTATAACTAATTTGTGTTTTACGGTTTTGCAGCTACTAGTCCCAGAGCAATGGGAAATTCCATATTTGGGAGGTTTgagcaaaattcatttttaatacaaagatcCCTGGTGGATCAGCTGACCAAGTGGCATGATATGTGTTTGTCGCTGTTTGAAGTAGGTCTCTTCTCTGGAGGAATCTGATCGGCAGGAATATAACAGTATGCTCTTTTTCTCCTCAGCTGTGGTGTCTATGTTTACTCTCCCCGTTGTATATGACAAGTACCAGGTAAGTCTGTCCGCCCCTGAACTACAGTTCAGGTGTCTGGGTGGTTCTGCCTTGTTGATGCCTGACTGACTTGGTCTCCTTCTGCTCTTTGCAGGCACAGATTGATCAATACTTGGGACTGGTGCGGACCCACATAAACACTGTTGTGGCAAAGTGAGTTCAGCAGCAGACCTGACCTGTCTTGCTGTGAGGTTGCGGTGCACTGGGGGTGGCTAAGAGCTGGGTGGTCCTGGGGACAACGTGCCCTGTGAATGATGTCCTCCCCGgctcctggcaggcaggagcctgTGGGAGGGCAGATCCCTGGAGGAACACAGGCCTTCTCAGCTGCGTGTAGACTGAGGCAGAGCTGTGACCCTAcatccttctctcccctctcctgccgtTTGGGGGAGCTGTGGACAGAGCAGCCCAACCAGGGACTGATGTCCATACTTTTGCCTGGCCAAGACAAACCAGAAGGAGTGTGTTAACTCCCGTCCCCACTGACCACCCCAAGCCTGGGTTTTTGCATTCAGGGACTCTGTCCTTTAGAATTAATAATACCATTAATGAACAAAGTGGGAATTAGAACACCACgctgttacagaaagaaaatacctgCAAGCACCATGATCTTGAGTGTTTCAAACCACCATGGAACGGACGGAAGACCTGGATGAAATTTTTTATGCAGTTTGCTCTAGTTCCTACTGAGCTGCCTGTATCAAAAGCTTTTGTGGGATCCCTAGGGGCACAGTGAGGGTCTAAGCATAGTTCTCGACACTTGAGAATTAATGAAGCAGAATGTCTGGACTGGAAGGTAGATCCATACATCTCAGCAGTTTGTATCCGTGGCTTTGCAAAAGTTGGCTGAATAACAGGTATCCAATGGGAGGTTACAAAATGGTGAGGTACAGAGAGCAAGTGGCCTGCAATGAgttgctgagggaactgggcttgtttagtctggcaAGGAGGGAGCAAAGGAGTGATTTCATAGCAGCCTGTAAGTACCTGATGGGAAGTTACAAGatgatggagccaaactcttctcagtagCAGCAGATGTTCTAACAAGGAGCAACAACATAAATCCAGTGTACGAGGTTGATGTTGGACTGTAGGAGAAACTTTTTCATGAGGAGATTAggacagcactggaacaggctacACGAGGAGGTTCCAGAACCTccttccttggaggttttcaagatgcagcaAGACAAAGCTGAGGCCAACCTGATTTAACATTGGGGCTAGTCCTGCCTCATGTAGGAAGCTGATTCAAAGACTTCCAGGGGTCCTTTCTAGTCAatatttctgtgattctgcaaaaGCCTTAGCCTTGGGCAGGACTAAAAGTCTGTACTGAAAATTCTTTGTTTAAACTTCATTCCTGGCTTCCAATAGACAATAGACCATGGCAGAATAATGAAGAG contains:
- the RTN1 gene encoding reticulon-1 isoform X2; this encodes MQASADSTKMDCLWSNWKCQAIDLLYWRDIKQTGIVFGSLLLLLFSLTQFSVVSVVAYLALAGLSATISFRIYKSVLQAVQKTDEGHPFKAYLEMEMNLSQDQIQKYTDCLQLYVNSTVKELRRLFLVQDLVDSLKFAVLMWLLTYVGALFNGLTLLIMAVVSMFTLPVVYDKYQAQIDQYLGLVRTHINTVVAKIQAKIPGAKRKAE